One genomic segment of Nitrospira sp. CR1.1 includes these proteins:
- the infC gene encoding translation initiation factor IF-3, translated as MVPKLRVNREIRIREVRVIGPDGEQLGILPTVEAFNKAQEGGYDLVEVAPTSQPPVCRIMDYGKYKFELSKKDHQSRRHQKSTQVKEIKLRPRTDKHDLEIKIRQIKEFLADGNKTKVTLTYRGREMANQEMGRTMMTSVIQQCMEAGTVEFAPRMEGRSLIMILAPK; from the coding sequence ATCGTCCCTAAATTACGCGTAAACCGGGAAATCAGGATTCGGGAAGTTCGAGTCATCGGTCCTGACGGCGAGCAATTAGGAATATTGCCGACCGTAGAGGCATTCAATAAGGCACAGGAAGGGGGCTACGATTTGGTTGAGGTTGCCCCGACCTCGCAGCCTCCGGTTTGCCGGATCATGGACTATGGGAAGTATAAGTTCGAGCTCAGCAAAAAGGATCACCAGAGCCGGCGGCATCAGAAATCGACGCAGGTCAAAGAGATCAAGCTGCGACCGCGCACCGACAAACATGATCTTGAGATTAAAATCCGGCAGATCAAAGAATTCCTGGCCGACGGGAACAAGACCAAAGTGACCCTGACGTATCGCGGACGCGAGATGGCCAACCAGGAAATGGGCCGCACAATGATGACGAGTGTGATTCAGCAGTGTATGGAAGCGGGAACCGTTGAGTTTGCGCCGAGGATGGAAGGACGGAGCCTGATCATGATTTTGGCTCCCAAATAG
- a CDS encoding DNA-binding protein HU (histone-like DNA-binding protein): protein MTKEELIAKMANSAGITKVAATVALEAFTGAVTTSLKKGKRVTLVNFGTFTISKRKARMGRNPRTGEALKIPAARIPKFSAGKELKAAVK, encoded by the coding sequence ATGACCAAGGAAGAATTGATCGCAAAAATGGCGAATAGCGCCGGCATCACGAAGGTCGCCGCAACGGTCGCGCTCGAAGCCTTCACCGGCGCAGTCACCACATCGCTCAAGAAGGGAAAACGCGTGACGCTGGTCAATTTCGGCACATTCACGATCTCGAAGCGCAAGGCCAGAATGGGACGCAATCCGCGGACCGGCGAAGCCTTGAAAATTCCGGCCGCCCGCATTCCCAAATTTTCGGCTGGTAAGGAACTGAAGGCTGCGGTCAAATAG
- the rsmB gene encoding 16S rRNA (cytosine(967)-C(5))-methyltransferase RsmB, with the protein MGTDPPQPTSSGQAVSPGRHAAVKALLAIDQAGLLDDHLFDQVSTGAGLDLRDRAFMVELVRGVLRYRATLDWRLGLLSDRRIAKLPTLVQIMLRLGAYQVLYLDRVPDSAAVNESVQMTKQLRRRLGRDWSGFVNAVLRAMLRASPPEWPDLAKDLVDGLAVRYSCPAWLVERWCRQWGAERAEALCRASVEVPPLTLRVNRLRTTRAALLADLDAAQVEAGPTSISEVGIQLGGTGSVADLPGYAAGHFYVEDEAGQLVPLLLDVQPGQRVLDACAAPGGKATHLAALMENRGEIVGVDRAASRLDLVRDNCRRLGVEIVTPIVGDIRHLIGVGVAPRKRTGPTSSPEMWLRPFDRILLDAPCTGLGVLRRHPEAKWYKTPDSIAQHRQAQLELLAATSRLLRPGGVLVYSTCSIEPEETESVIDEFCQSHREFQRDAIAPWLPPAGLPFLTPRGDLSTMANRNNMDAFFAARVRRSE; encoded by the coding sequence ATGGGAACTGATCCGCCGCAGCCAACGTCATCCGGTCAGGCCGTATCTCCCGGGCGGCATGCCGCCGTGAAGGCGCTGCTGGCCATCGATCAGGCCGGCTTGTTGGATGATCATTTGTTCGATCAGGTCTCTACCGGAGCCGGGTTGGATCTCCGCGATCGGGCATTCATGGTAGAGCTGGTTCGCGGTGTGTTGCGGTATCGCGCGACGCTTGATTGGCGCCTGGGCCTCTTGTCCGATCGGCGCATCGCCAAACTTCCCACCCTCGTGCAAATCATGTTGCGTCTCGGCGCGTATCAAGTGCTGTATCTGGACCGGGTGCCGGATTCAGCGGCGGTAAACGAATCCGTGCAAATGACGAAACAGCTACGCCGGCGTCTCGGGCGAGACTGGAGCGGCTTCGTCAATGCCGTGTTGAGGGCCATGCTGCGAGCGTCGCCGCCGGAGTGGCCGGATCTCGCGAAGGATCTCGTCGATGGATTGGCCGTTCGGTACTCTTGCCCGGCGTGGCTCGTGGAACGTTGGTGTCGACAATGGGGGGCCGAACGAGCCGAAGCCTTGTGCCGGGCCTCGGTTGAAGTCCCTCCGCTCACACTTCGCGTGAACCGGCTTCGAACCACCCGGGCGGCGTTATTGGCCGACTTGGACGCGGCGCAGGTAGAAGCCGGACCGACGTCGATCAGCGAGGTCGGCATTCAATTAGGCGGCACCGGTTCGGTCGCAGACCTGCCTGGATATGCGGCAGGTCATTTTTATGTCGAGGATGAGGCGGGGCAACTGGTGCCCTTGCTGTTGGATGTGCAGCCGGGTCAGCGTGTGTTGGATGCCTGCGCAGCGCCTGGCGGCAAGGCGACGCATCTCGCCGCGCTTATGGAGAATCGAGGCGAAATCGTGGGGGTAGACCGGGCCGCTTCACGCCTGGACCTGGTGAGGGACAATTGCCGCCGCCTGGGGGTGGAGATCGTCACGCCAATCGTGGGTGACATCCGTCACTTGATAGGTGTGGGGGTGGCGCCGAGGAAGCGCACTGGCCCCACTTCGTCGCCTGAGATGTGGCTGCGTCCGTTCGATCGGATTTTACTCGATGCGCCGTGCACTGGCCTCGGCGTGCTGCGGCGTCATCCCGAGGCCAAGTGGTACAAGACGCCAGACTCCATCGCGCAACACCGGCAGGCGCAGCTGGAATTGCTCGCCGCGACGAGTCGTCTCTTGCGACCTGGTGGGGTGTTGGTCTATAGTACCTGCTCGATTGAGCCGGAAGAAACCGAATCGGTCATCGACGAGTTCTGTCAGTCTCATCGTGAATTTCAGCGCGACGCGATCGCGCCCTGGTTACCCCCAGCCGGTCTGCCGTTTCTGACCCCTCGAGGGGACCTGTCTACGATGGCCAATAGGAATAACATGGATGCGTTTTTTGCCGCCCGTGTGCGGAGGAGCGAGTGA
- a CDS encoding ribulose-phosphate 3-epimerase codes for MAGGNVRIAPSILSADFARLAEEVARVEEAGADWLHVDVMDGHFVPNLTIGPPVVEALRKVTSLPLDVHLMMTNPDAFIGEFAEAGADYLTVHVETCPHLHRTVQLIKERGVKAGVTLNPATPAIALSEIVCDADLILIMSVNPGFGGQQFIPASLPKIANVRALIDRTHSHALLEVDGGVKPDNAESILEAGADVLVAGSAVFSHHDYAAAITALRVGHVPPPRTNRITAARR; via the coding sequence ATGGCCGGCGGGAATGTACGTATTGCGCCTTCTATTCTGTCGGCCGACTTTGCGCGCCTGGCCGAAGAGGTTGCCCGGGTCGAAGAGGCGGGTGCCGATTGGTTGCACGTGGATGTGATGGACGGGCACTTCGTGCCGAACTTGACGATCGGGCCCCCGGTTGTTGAAGCCCTTAGAAAAGTCACCAGCCTGCCGCTGGACGTGCATCTCATGATGACCAATCCGGATGCGTTCATCGGGGAGTTCGCCGAAGCAGGCGCCGACTATCTCACCGTTCACGTGGAAACCTGCCCCCATCTGCATAGGACCGTGCAATTGATCAAGGAGCGTGGTGTGAAGGCTGGTGTCACCTTGAATCCAGCCACGCCGGCGATCGCCCTGTCAGAAATCGTCTGCGATGCCGATCTCATCCTCATCATGTCCGTGAACCCGGGGTTCGGCGGACAACAATTTATTCCCGCGTCCTTACCAAAGATTGCCAACGTGCGAGCCCTGATCGACCGGACCCACAGCCACGCGCTCCTTGAGGTGGATGGGGGCGTGAAACCGGACAACGCGGAATCGATTCTTGAGGCCGGGGCCGACGTGTTGGTGGCGGGATCCGCCGTGTTTTCCCATCATGATTATGCCGCCGCCATTACGGCGCTCAGAGTCGGTCATGTACCACCGCCGCGGACCAACAGGATTACCGCCGCCCGGCGTTAG
- the rpmI gene encoding 50S ribosomal protein L35: MKIKMKTHSGAKKRFRRTGTGKLVRRKAGGRHLLTGKPRDRKRSLKGATEVSSASTPALNKLLPQ; this comes from the coding sequence ATGAAGATCAAGATGAAAACCCACAGCGGCGCGAAGAAGCGGTTCCGACGCACGGGAACGGGCAAGCTGGTTCGTCGAAAGGCCGGCGGCCGGCATTTGCTGACCGGCAAGCCACGCGATCGCAAGCGGAGCCTGAAGGGGGCCACGGAGGTCTCCTCTGCGTCAACGCCCGCGTTGAACAAGTTGCTTCCGCAGTAA
- a CDS encoding phenylalanine--tRNA ligase subunit alpha, producing the protein MDNLHPLESKVLLALAPQPGSPSTLDQLAASTGLEPSQLSMAVEWLLAKSLIAVHAETVAYIASLTPTGEVFFEKYSPIERVLSAAREAGQTGKRLTIQDIQAKEALEPSDVSKAVGTLKKEGAILIVQGGCLESTGRNSATAEAMRALLQELRSGPRELQTFAEPLRAVLQQHAVKRGNAREPFRVDERVTRSFLLTHTGQEAADQLSRDGVAEEVSQLTPELLKEGAWRTKQFRKYTISLRAPRIAAGKRHPYREFLDLVKLKLVSMGFQEMRGTLVETEFWNMDALFMPQFHPARDIHDVYFVKNPTHARDIAEPYLTNVTQVHEKGTGAGSTGWGYRFDAERAKRLVLRSQGTAVSARRLAASPSVPGKYFSIARCFRYDQVDATHATDFFQVEGIVLGSDINFRTLLGLLNLFAREVAQAKEVKFLPAYFPFTEPSVEMHVRHPKLGWMELGGAGLFRPEVTAPLGVSVPVIAWGLGLDRMAMVALGIHDIRDLFSADLEFIRTMRGSF; encoded by the coding sequence ATGGATAACCTTCATCCTCTCGAAAGCAAAGTGCTGCTGGCCTTGGCCCCGCAGCCTGGTTCGCCTTCCACGCTTGATCAACTCGCGGCATCCACCGGGCTAGAACCCTCGCAGTTGAGCATGGCCGTCGAATGGCTTTTAGCCAAATCCCTGATTGCCGTGCACGCGGAAACCGTTGCGTATATCGCTTCGCTGACGCCGACCGGTGAGGTGTTTTTCGAGAAGTACTCACCAATTGAACGGGTTCTGTCGGCGGCGCGGGAAGCCGGGCAAACCGGCAAACGCCTGACGATTCAGGATATCCAGGCCAAAGAAGCGCTCGAACCGTCGGATGTCAGCAAGGCGGTCGGGACCCTCAAGAAAGAAGGGGCTATCCTGATCGTGCAGGGCGGATGCCTTGAAAGTACCGGGCGGAATAGTGCCACGGCAGAGGCGATGCGCGCCCTGTTGCAGGAATTGCGGAGCGGGCCACGTGAGTTGCAGACGTTTGCTGAACCGCTGCGGGCCGTACTTCAGCAGCATGCGGTCAAACGTGGGAATGCGCGCGAGCCCTTTCGGGTCGATGAACGGGTGACGCGGTCGTTTCTCCTGACGCACACCGGCCAGGAGGCGGCTGATCAGCTGTCGCGCGACGGCGTGGCCGAAGAAGTCTCGCAATTGACGCCCGAACTCCTCAAGGAAGGCGCCTGGCGGACGAAGCAGTTCCGGAAATATACGATCAGTTTGCGAGCCCCGAGGATCGCAGCCGGGAAACGGCATCCCTACCGGGAGTTTCTGGATCTTGTGAAGCTCAAGCTGGTCAGCATGGGGTTTCAGGAAATGCGTGGGACGCTCGTTGAAACCGAGTTCTGGAATATGGACGCGTTGTTCATGCCGCAATTTCATCCCGCGCGGGATATCCACGATGTCTACTTTGTGAAAAACCCGACCCATGCCCGTGACATCGCCGAACCGTATCTGACGAATGTGACGCAGGTCCACGAAAAGGGAACGGGGGCGGGATCAACCGGCTGGGGCTATCGGTTCGACGCGGAGCGGGCCAAGCGGTTGGTGTTGCGAAGCCAAGGGACTGCCGTCTCTGCGCGCAGGCTGGCGGCGAGCCCGTCCGTGCCGGGGAAGTACTTCTCCATCGCCCGCTGTTTTCGGTACGACCAGGTGGACGCCACTCATGCGACCGATTTTTTTCAGGTGGAAGGCATCGTGTTAGGTTCGGATATCAACTTCCGGACGTTGTTGGGATTGTTGAACCTGTTCGCCCGCGAAGTGGCGCAGGCCAAGGAAGTGAAATTTCTTCCGGCCTATTTCCCGTTCACTGAACCGTCGGTCGAGATGCATGTGCGTCACCCGAAGCTTGGCTGGATGGAGCTGGGGGGCGCGGGATTGTTCCGCCCTGAAGTCACGGCGCCGCTCGGCGTCTCGGTGCCGGTGATTGCCTGGGGACTCGGACTGGATCGTATGGCGATGGTGGCGTTGGGTATTCATGATATTCGTGACCTGTTCTCGGCTGATCTGGAATTCATTCGGACGATGCGGGGAAGCTTTTAG
- the thrS gene encoding threonine--tRNA ligase — MASQLIHITLPDGTRKQVPTGCTIREALTPQGGRLDGKILAAKVNGAPMDLFHALDQDATIEPLTFESAEGREVYRHSSTHIMAQAVKEVFPTAQLTIGPALEDGFYYDFAFDRPFTPEDLEKIEARAIEITKRGLPVSRSELSKEDAIKFFQDRGEAYKVELIKSFEDSSPISLYRQGEFVDLCRGPHLPTTGHVGAFKLLSTGGAYWRGDERNPMLQRVYGTSFPTKKELDAHLAKLEEIKRRDHRKLGKELDLITIQDDIGPGLVLWHPKGSLIRLLIENFWREQHIKDGYDLVYSPHVARLDLWKTSGHVDYYRENMFASMKLEGSEYQLKPMNCPFHIMIYKSHLRSYRDLPIRYGELGTVYRYERTGVLHGLLRVRGFTQDDAHLFCRPDQIEAEVSRVLDFTFFVLGTFGFTEFEIYLSTRPEKSVGSDENWTVATNALEAALKSRNVAYQVDPGEGVFYGPKIDIKIKDVLGRSWQCSTVQVDFNNPERFKLAYTGEDGKHHQPIMIHRALMGSIERFFGILIEHYAGAFPTWLAPVQAVVLTITDHQQAFAAKIVSTLKSHGYRVEADLRNEKIGFKIREAEKNKIPYMLVVGDKEVQSGMVAVRGRSKADHGTMPIEQFLELIRTDTSQSLRDTATHSQTR; from the coding sequence GTGGCCTCACAGCTCATTCACATCACCCTTCCTGACGGAACTCGAAAACAAGTACCAACAGGATGCACCATCCGCGAAGCCTTAACTCCGCAGGGCGGACGCCTCGACGGCAAGATCCTGGCCGCCAAGGTTAACGGCGCGCCTATGGACTTGTTTCACGCGTTGGATCAAGACGCGACCATCGAACCCTTGACCTTTGAATCGGCCGAGGGGCGTGAAGTTTATCGCCACAGCAGCACTCACATTATGGCTCAAGCCGTAAAGGAAGTGTTCCCGACCGCGCAACTCACGATCGGTCCCGCCTTGGAAGACGGATTCTATTACGACTTCGCGTTCGATCGGCCGTTTACCCCGGAAGACCTGGAAAAGATCGAAGCGCGCGCCATCGAAATCACCAAACGCGGTTTACCCGTCAGCCGAAGCGAACTGTCTAAAGAAGACGCGATCAAGTTTTTTCAGGACCGCGGAGAAGCCTATAAGGTCGAATTGATCAAGAGCTTCGAGGACAGTTCCCCGATTTCCCTCTATCGCCAGGGAGAATTTGTCGATCTCTGTCGCGGGCCGCACCTTCCCACAACCGGCCACGTGGGTGCCTTTAAGCTCCTCTCGACCGGAGGCGCCTATTGGCGGGGCGACGAACGCAATCCCATGCTGCAGCGGGTCTACGGCACCTCCTTCCCCACAAAAAAAGAACTCGATGCCCATCTGGCGAAACTCGAAGAGATCAAACGTCGCGACCATCGCAAGCTCGGCAAAGAACTCGACCTGATCACGATTCAGGACGACATCGGTCCAGGCTTGGTTCTCTGGCATCCCAAGGGATCCCTGATTCGGTTGCTCATCGAGAATTTCTGGCGAGAGCAACATATCAAAGACGGGTACGACCTGGTCTATTCCCCGCATGTCGCCAGGCTCGACCTGTGGAAAACCAGCGGCCACGTCGACTACTACCGCGAAAACATGTTCGCCTCGATGAAATTGGAAGGCAGCGAATATCAGCTCAAGCCGATGAACTGTCCCTTCCATATCATGATTTACAAATCTCACTTGCGCAGCTATCGGGATTTGCCGATCCGGTATGGAGAACTGGGCACCGTGTATCGTTACGAACGAACCGGCGTCTTGCATGGCCTGCTGCGGGTTCGCGGCTTTACCCAGGATGACGCGCATTTATTCTGCCGGCCCGATCAGATCGAGGCCGAAGTCAGCCGTGTGCTGGACTTTACCTTTTTCGTCCTCGGCACTTTCGGATTCACGGAATTTGAAATCTACCTTTCGACGCGGCCGGAGAAATCGGTCGGCTCGGACGAGAACTGGACCGTTGCCACCAATGCGCTGGAAGCTGCGCTGAAGAGCCGGAACGTGGCCTATCAAGTGGATCCCGGCGAAGGCGTGTTCTACGGCCCGAAAATCGACATCAAGATCAAGGACGTGCTCGGTCGTTCCTGGCAATGCTCGACGGTGCAGGTCGATTTCAACAATCCTGAGCGCTTCAAACTGGCCTACACGGGTGAGGACGGCAAACACCACCAGCCCATCATGATTCATCGAGCGCTCATGGGATCGATTGAGCGCTTCTTCGGCATCTTGATCGAACACTACGCCGGCGCCTTTCCGACGTGGTTGGCTCCGGTTCAAGCGGTGGTACTGACAATCACCGACCACCAACAGGCATTCGCGGCAAAGATCGTCTCCACCCTTAAGAGCCACGGCTATCGGGTTGAGGCGGATCTCCGCAATGAAAAAATCGGCTTTAAGATACGGGAAGCGGAAAAGAATAAGATTCCCTATATGCTGGTGGTGGGCGACAAGGAAGTACAGAGTGGCATGGTGGCGGTTCGCGGGCGAAGCAAAGCTGATCATGGGACTATGCCTATCGAACAATTCCTGGAACTCATCCGCACAGACACGAGTCAATCATTACGCGACACAGCAACCCACTCACAAACGAGGTGA
- the rplT gene encoding 50S ribosomal protein L20 → MPRTKGGPKTRQRRKKRLKLAKGQYGAKSRLFRTATESVDKGQAYAYSGRKHRKRDFRQLWIARISAATRLHGIAYSRFMNALKKANILLDRKVLSDMAIRDMAGFEKLVGVAKQQLATAAS, encoded by the coding sequence ATGCCTCGTACAAAAGGTGGTCCCAAAACACGACAGCGGCGAAAGAAGCGCCTGAAACTGGCGAAAGGCCAGTATGGCGCCAAAAGCCGGCTGTTCCGAACAGCAACTGAATCGGTCGACAAAGGGCAGGCCTATGCCTACTCCGGGCGAAAACATCGCAAGCGCGACTTCCGCCAACTCTGGATTGCGCGCATCAGCGCCGCCACCCGGTTGCACGGCATCGCATATAGCCGCTTCATGAACGCATTGAAGAAGGCGAATATCTTGCTGGATCGGAAAGTCCTATCCGATATGGCGATCCGGGATATGGCGGGATTCGAGAAACTCGTCGGGGTGGCCAAACAGCAACTCGCTACTGCGGCGAGCTAG
- a CDS encoding Rrf2 family transcriptional regulator produces MKVSLRATYGIIAAVDLALHHAEHPVCAKSIAKRQAIPARFLEQVLHAMKKAGVVTSQRGAQGGYVLSRKPSELSVADILDALEGPLLTTNGDAAPKPSSSRGAKQEALLAHIWDRVKRAELSVLSEVTVEELAKRQRALDAQHTLMYHI; encoded by the coding sequence ATGAAGGTCAGCCTGAGAGCCACCTATGGGATCATTGCTGCCGTGGACCTTGCGCTCCACCATGCCGAGCACCCGGTGTGCGCAAAGTCGATTGCCAAGCGCCAGGCCATCCCGGCTCGCTTTCTGGAGCAGGTGCTTCATGCGATGAAGAAAGCGGGAGTCGTGACGAGTCAGCGTGGAGCCCAGGGTGGGTATGTGTTGAGTCGAAAGCCCTCGGAGCTTTCTGTGGCCGATATTCTCGATGCCTTAGAAGGCCCGCTTCTCACGACGAATGGAGATGCCGCCCCGAAACCGTCATCGTCGCGAGGGGCGAAGCAAGAGGCCCTCCTCGCGCATATCTGGGATCGTGTGAAACGGGCGGAATTGAGTGTGTTATCCGAAGTGACGGTCGAGGAGCTGGCGAAACGTCAGCGGGCCCTCGACGCGCAACATACCTTGATGTATCACATTTGA
- a CDS encoding phenylalanine--tRNA ligase subunit beta — MPTISLQRDDLEALIAGRDKTPSRMSIDQLEQWLMLVKGELKGHNTDTGELRIELQDSNRPDLWCCEGIARQIRTKQQGSAISYPFFKKQKRVAEKLVVAPGLEQIRPYVAACTAIGYRVTASGLTQLIQTQEKLADIFGRKRRTVSIGLYRLAPIVFPVSYDLVKPDDVRFTPLGMQTVMTLREILLVHPKGVEYGGIVSGHDRLPVLRDAKGQVLSFPPIINSREIGEVQVGDDQLFVEVTGTDLQMVALTLNIFAANLADRGAVIAPVEIQSPVKTAFGKRWHTPIDFGAPRTIPLKAIETALGEALGSKEVTTALKSYGYTVKSAGPKVAVQLPPYRNDLLHTVDVVEDVAISQGYARFAPVMPSQFTVGGLSRLEHMADRVRHLMVGMEFQEIISNIMGSHQDFCTRMRLDGTEWAKVVEVDNVMSLSYSCLRQWITPSLLQVETNSSRAFYPHRMFEVGEVAVPDARADVGSRTITMLGAVIAHAGAHFSEIHSCLDLLLYYLDRSFTLEPVPHPSFLEGRAGRIMLDGRAIGLLGELHPEVLEQWQIGVPTVALELEVDRLLDEA; from the coding sequence ATGCCCACTATTTCCCTACAACGAGACGATCTTGAGGCGTTGATCGCGGGGCGGGACAAAACGCCGTCCCGCATGTCGATCGACCAGCTTGAGCAATGGCTGATGTTGGTGAAAGGCGAGTTGAAGGGGCACAACACCGACACCGGTGAACTGCGGATTGAGTTGCAGGACAGCAACCGGCCTGACTTGTGGTGTTGCGAAGGAATCGCACGGCAGATCAGGACCAAGCAGCAGGGCAGCGCGATATCCTATCCCTTTTTCAAGAAACAGAAACGCGTGGCTGAAAAACTCGTGGTGGCCCCGGGTCTGGAGCAAATCCGTCCCTATGTGGCAGCCTGTACAGCGATCGGTTATCGGGTGACGGCGTCTGGTCTGACTCAATTGATTCAGACGCAGGAAAAGCTGGCCGACATTTTCGGACGCAAGCGTCGCACCGTGTCCATCGGCCTCTATCGTCTGGCGCCGATTGTGTTTCCTGTCTCGTACGACCTGGTGAAGCCGGATGACGTGCGATTCACGCCGTTGGGTATGCAGACGGTGATGACCCTGCGCGAGATCCTCCTGGTCCATCCCAAAGGGGTGGAGTATGGCGGAATCGTGAGTGGCCACGATCGACTCCCGGTCTTGCGCGATGCCAAGGGGCAGGTCTTGTCGTTTCCACCGATCATCAACAGCCGTGAGATCGGAGAGGTGCAGGTGGGAGACGATCAGCTGTTCGTAGAGGTGACAGGGACAGATCTCCAGATGGTCGCGCTGACGTTGAATATTTTTGCGGCGAACCTTGCCGATCGGGGCGCCGTCATTGCGCCGGTGGAAATTCAGTCGCCGGTGAAAACCGCGTTCGGGAAACGCTGGCACACACCGATCGATTTCGGCGCGCCGCGGACTATTCCGCTCAAGGCCATTGAAACCGCTCTGGGAGAAGCGTTAGGCAGCAAAGAAGTTACCACGGCGCTCAAGTCCTATGGCTACACGGTGAAATCAGCCGGACCCAAAGTCGCCGTGCAGTTGCCGCCGTACCGCAATGACCTGCTGCATACTGTGGATGTGGTTGAGGATGTGGCCATCAGTCAGGGTTATGCACGGTTTGCTCCAGTCATGCCCTCGCAGTTCACGGTGGGAGGGCTGTCGCGGTTGGAGCACATGGCCGACCGGGTTCGTCATCTCATGGTGGGGATGGAATTTCAGGAAATCATTTCCAACATCATGGGGTCTCACCAGGATTTTTGCACGCGCATGCGCTTGGATGGCACTGAGTGGGCGAAAGTCGTGGAAGTGGATAATGTGATGTCGCTTAGCTATTCGTGCCTGCGCCAGTGGATCACCCCTTCGTTGTTGCAGGTGGAGACCAATTCGAGCCGGGCGTTTTATCCGCATCGGATGTTCGAGGTCGGTGAGGTGGCTGTACCCGATGCTCGCGCCGATGTCGGGTCACGGACGATTACCATGTTGGGTGCGGTCATCGCGCATGCCGGGGCGCACTTTTCAGAAATCCATTCCTGTTTGGATTTGCTGCTCTATTATTTGGACCGGTCTTTTACCTTGGAGCCGGTTCCTCATCCCTCGTTTCTTGAGGGCAGGGCAGGACGGATCATGTTGGATGGACGAGCCATCGGCCTGCTTGGAGAATTGCACCCGGAGGTGTTGGAACAGTGGCAAATCGGGGTGCCGACCGTTGCGTTGGAACTGGAAGTCGATCGATTGCTGGATGAAGCGTGA